From the Paenibacillus tianjinensis genome, the window CGCCGGACGAAGGGTTGATCACCTGGTAGGTGGCCTTCCACTGATTATCCTCCCAGTCATAGGCCGAACCTGAAGCAATGCCAAGCTCATTCAGCTCCCGGTTATCCCAGCAGCCGGTAATCAAGGTGGATAAGAGAGGGAGACAGAGCAACAGGCAGGAGGTTCTTTTCCCTGCAAGCGAGCGCAGCCCCGAAGATAGTGGCAGACTCGATTCCGGCTGGATGGCCTGCTTCCGCTGCTTCATGTTTTACACTCCTTTCATTTGGCTCTGGAGCGCCGGAACCGGTGGAGCATGATGGCTGCCAGCGGTACAAGCACATTGAACAGGAAGAAGGTCAAGAACCGGCCCTCCCTGTTATAGAGATTCAGCTTGTCTATGTTCTGCCAGGTGAACAGGCACTCCAAGGCGATGACGAGCCCCAAGGCCCCGATAAACGGCCGGCTGCTGCTTACCCGGAAGGTTTGCTTGAAGCACTCAACGGTTACAAACAGGAAGATCGAAAATTTGAGATAGATGGATAGCACCCAATAAGAGATGAACAGAATATCCAGCTTCTCAAAAAATGTGCCAAAATGAACCACTCCGGCAGCCGAGAATCCCGGATAAGCGCTTAGCTTGATAAACTCAGGTCCGAACACCAATAAAGCCGTAACCAGCGAAAAGATCATCAGCAGACCAACAAATAGAAGACCCATCCATCCGGCGATCCGGGCCTTTTGCGGATCCTTGAGATACGGGGCCAAAAACAGCAGTACGGCCACTTCGGACATCCAGGTAGTTGGTGTTATGCTGGCCAGTGTCAATGAAGCCAGGGAGTGGTCAAACATCGGCAGCAGCTGGTGCACGTTCATCTCATGGATTAATCCGAACACGAACAGCGGCACGAAGACTACATAGAGCAGGATGATAATGCTGTTTACTCTGGTAATGGATTCAATGCCCTGTCTGACCATATAGATCGTAATGATCAGGATCAGAATGACCAGGACGGTCACCGGTGTATTTAGCAGCACATTATCTTTAATGAAATTGACGAATTCCCGCAAGATCGTGGAGCTTGCATCCAGATAGAACTGCAGCATAAGAAGACCCAGAGCTGTGGCTACGGCCGGTGAGCTTCGCTCACCCAGCCATGTGAGAAAGGGAGCGCCGTTGCTTACGCGGATGGCCGTTCCGATGATGGAAGCAACGATAAGCCCGGCCATTGTAGACATCAGAATGGAAAGAGGCGCGTCCTGCTCGGCATAGCTGCCGATAATGGCGGGGAGGACGACGGTGGCTGTCGGCAGAATCGTGGTGATGACGAGCATAGCTGCCTGGGCGGTGTCGATTTTTCCGTTCAAGCCTGATCCTCTCCCTGCGGTTTTTTTTGCTGCCCGGTTAGCTGCGCTTTTTTCTTCTGGCTTTCGATCGACTGCGGTTTCTGATCCGGACCTTGTCTGCGCGTTTCTTTACTCATGCTGGTCTTAGGCCGCATTGGCATATTCCATAGCGGGACGCGGATAAAGATGTCCTTCAGGTAGCGGGGGATCATCGGAGCTACTGGTGACAGGTAAGGTACGCCGAACGAATACAGTCCTGCCAAATGGATCAGCAGCGCCATTAAAAAGGACATGATGCCGAACAGACCAAGCGTAGCGGCAATCAGCATAAGCAAAAACCGGATCAGACGAATCGAATTGGCAATGGCCAGTGATGGAATAACGAAGTTGGAAATGGCTGTGAACGAAACGACGATTACCATCGCCGCCGAGACCAGACCGGCAGAAACGGCAGCTTGTCCCAGTACCAGTGCCCCGACAATGGAAATTGCCGGACCAATGGTACGGGGCATCCGGACTCCGGCCTCACGCAGTACATCGAAGGTGAGCTCCATGA encodes:
- a CDS encoding GerAB/ArcD/ProY family transporter; the protein is MNGKIDTAQAAMLVITTILPTATVVLPAIIGSYAEQDAPLSILMSTMAGLIVASIIGTAIRVSNGAPFLTWLGERSSPAVATALGLLMLQFYLDASSTILREFVNFIKDNVLLNTPVTVLVILILIITIYMVRQGIESITRVNSIIILLYVVFVPLFVFGLIHEMNVHQLLPMFDHSLASLTLASITPTTWMSEVAVLLFLAPYLKDPQKARIAGWMGLLFVGLLMIFSLVTALLVFGPEFIKLSAYPGFSAAGVVHFGTFFEKLDILFISYWVLSIYLKFSIFLFVTVECFKQTFRVSSSRPFIGALGLVIALECLFTWQNIDKLNLYNREGRFLTFFLFNVLVPLAAIMLHRFRRSRAK